The segment ATCGGCTTTTCGCAGTAGACATGCAAACCGGCGTTGAGCGAATCGATCGTTTGCTTGGCGTGCCAGTGATCCGGCGTACCGATGACCACCGCATCCAAGTCTTCCTTGGCGATCATGTCGAGGTAGTCTTCGTACTTTGCCGGAGCCGTCCCGATGATTTTCTCAATGTGTTTGGCGGCGCGATCACGGTGCTCGTTATAGACATCGCAAACGGCAACCAGATTGATAGGCCGTCCCTCGTCCTGCAGCTTTGCCAGCGTCTTGACGTGGGCTCCGAAACCGCGACCACCTGGGCCAATGAAACCGATGCGAAACTTGCTGTTGGCATCGGCGGCGCTGGTCGGCGCGGCCTCAGTGACGACAGAACCCACCGCAGCGACAGCGGCTCCGGTTTGAATGAACTGACGACGTGAAGGTTTAGTTTCGGGCATGGTGCGAGGTTCCTGAGATCAGTAGGGGGAGGGACAGAGATTGTAATCGAAACCGATTACAAATTCAGCCGTGTGATGGAGTACATTGGGAATCGTCTGTGACTCGAACCGTCGTGAAATCGGTCTTCCTGAACTCCCCCGAACGGCCCCGCCATGAAATTTCTTTTTCCAACACTCGCGATCTTTGTCATCGCAATCACGCAAGCTCAAGCCGCCGAGCGTCCCAACATCCTGTGGATTACCAGCGAAGATAATGGGCCCGAGATCGGTTGCTATGGCGACACCTACGCCGACACGCCCAATATCGATGCGTTTGCGGAGAAATCGCTTCGCTACCGAACCTGTTGGTCCAACGCACCAGTGTGTGCACCGGCGCGTACCACCATCATCAGCGGCATGTACGCGACGTCACTGGGCGGCCAACACATGCGTAGCGGCGTCAAAATTCCCGTGGGCATGAAGCTGTATCCGGAAGTCCTTCGCGAAGCGGGGTACTACTGCACCAACAACAACAAAACGGACTACAACTTCAACATCCCTAACGACGACGTGGGCTGGAATGATTCCAGCAAAAAAGCTCACTGGCGAAACCGACCCGACAAAGAAACGCCGTTCTTCTCAGTCTTCAACTTCACGGTCAGCCATGAAAGCAAGATCCGCGTTCGACCGCACACGCCGGTTCACGATCCCGCCAAGGCACCGCTACCGTCATACCATCCGGACACTCCCGAAGTACGTCGCGACTGGGCTCAGTATTACGACAAGGTCACCGAGATGGACGGCGACGTCGGCCGCGTGCTGACGCAGCTTGAAAAAGATGGCCTGGCCGATTCGACGATCGTTTTCTATTACGGCGACCACGGATCCGGCATGCCTCGCAGCAAGCGTTGGCCCTTCGATTCGGGCCTACGGGTCCCGATGGTGCTTCACGTTCCCGAGAAATTCAAAGACCTCGCCCCGGCCGACTATGCGGCGGGCGGATGGTCCGAGCGGCTGGTCGCGTTTGTCGACTTGGCACCAACAGCGATCAGCTTGGCGGGCGGCGAAATCCCAGCCAACATGCAGGGCGTCGCATTCGCGGGACTGCAGGCGGGAGAGCCCAAGAAGTACTTGTTTGGATTTCGCGGACGAATGGACGAACGAATCGACATGGTCCGTTCATGCACTGATGGCCGATACGTTTACATGCGTCACTTCTATCCCGAACGGCCTTACCTAAAACACGTTTCTTACATGTTCGAAACGCCAACGACGCAAGTTTGGAAACGCATGTTTGACGCTGGCGAATTGAACGAGACGCAAGCAAAGTTCTGGATGCCTAAGCCCGTCGAAGAACTGTTCGACCTCGAAAGTGACCCCGACGAAACCATCAACATCGCAGCACTTCCCGAGAATGCCGCTCGTGTCGAGCAAATGCGATCGGCAATCAAACAGCACATGATCGAAACCGGTGACATCGGGCTAGTCCCCGAAGCCGAAATGCATCGATTGGCCGGCGACATGGCTCCGCGAACCTGGTCGCAAGAGCACGTCGACTTTGCGAAGATTTCGGAACTGGCGATGGCGGCCACGGACGCGAAAAACGGTTGGTCAAACGAAGAATTGATCGGCTTGGTTGCAGATGCCGATCCAGTCGTGCGTTGGTGGGCGGTTCGCGGATTGGCAATTCGCGATTCGAGTGCTGATCGAAATTCGGCTTTGACCGGTGCGATGAGCGACGATTCGCCGAGTGTCGCGATCGCCGCCTGTGACGGACTGCTCAACTCGCAAAGCGACCGCGACGCTGCGGTAGCTCGGCTAACTAAACTTGCCAATGCAAATCAGTACGGCACCTACGCACCGATTGCGGCGCTCAACTCGCTGGACATGAACGCCAACTTGGACAAGACCGAAAAGTCGCAATTGGTTGAACTGCCACGAAAGGCCAAATCGTCGCCATCGCGAGGCGGCGAGTACGTCGGCCGATTGCTGGATGACCTCAAGTAAGGTTTGATAGTTAAGGTAGGTTCGCCAATTGCAGGAAGAGCTCGCATTGGCGAACCTGAAGTTGGCGGACCAGAACTGCAACGCAGTTCAAGATCACGCAGCCGCTCGCCTGAGACTGGTGAGACGATTTTTCGATCCTAGGAACTGACATCGATGGAAATTCTTGGCGGGCCGTTCTACAGCGTCGCTGGCGCGGGCGAATCACACGGGCCAGCGGTGACGACGATCGTGATGGGGTGCCCACCCGGGCAATACATCCGCCGGTCGGACGTGCAAGCGTTTCTGGACCGCCGTCGCCCGGGCGGCAACAAGCATGGCACTCCAAGAAACGAAAAAGACAAGGTGCTTTTCCTAGCAGGCCTCTACCAGGACGATCACGATAAACTGCTTGGCGGCTCGACATTGTCGGCAACCGTTGATGGCGGCACGTTCAACACCGAGGGGTTCGAAGAGGGATTTACGACCGGTGAACCGATCGCGGCAATCGTGCTGTCAACCAGCAAAAAATCAGGCGACTACACCCAATTCACCGGCCCAACGGGCGAAGTACGACCGGGACACACGGACCTGGTCAAGTTCCACAAATCAGCTGGCTATGTCGATGTTCGCGGTGGCGGGCGATCAAGTTATCGAGCCACGATCACAGATGTGATCGGCGGTTCAATTGCACGCATTTTGCTGCAAGAGAAATTCGGCACGGTCCTTGTTTCGTCGATCTCGCAAGTCGGTCCGCTGAAGGCAAAGATCAGTCTTGCCGATCGATTCAACCAGTCGCCGACGCCGCGGATCAGTCGCGAGTTGATCGACACGACGCTTACCGAGCTTGATGCCGCCGAGATTCCGTCGATCGACGCGGACTTTGCCAGCGAAGCGGGCGAGCTGATCAAAGAGACTCGAAAACGGGGCGATTCACTCGGCGCGGCCGTCGAAGTCGTCGCAGTCAACGTGCCGCCTCTGTTGGGTGATCCGCTTTACCAAAGTTTGAAAGTCCGTCTGATGGGCGCGCTCGGTGGGCTCAACGCCGTCCAGTCCTGCGAAGTCGGCGCGGGCTTTGACGTGGTCGAGCGACTAGGTAGCCAGAACAACGATCCGATCCGGTCGAGCGGCTACACCAGCAACACGCACGGCGGATTACTGGGCGGGGTAACGACCGGCATGCCGCTTGTCATGCGAGTGGGATTCAAGCCCACGTCGACGATCAACATCGCGCAGCAATCGGTGCGAAAAAACTTGGACGAGATCGATTTCGAGCTTGAAAAAGGCCGCCATGATCCGTGCGTCGGCGTGCGAGCAGGTGTGACCTTGGAATCGCGAGTCGCGATTGAGTTGCTCAACGCCGCACTCAGCCATCAAGCTGGCAAGCTAACCAGCGATCTGTCGAAACTGTTTTAGTGGTTGCGTGGTTTAGCGTTCACGAGCTTCGCCACCTACAAAATCCCCAACCCCTGTCGTTCGATTTCAAGCACTTGGTCGAGCCGCCGTTGGTGCCGCTCTTGCGGTTCGTACTTCGCGGCCAGAAAGCTATCGATGATCGCAAAGGCTAACTCGGATCCGATGATTCGGCCGCCGATGCACAGCACGTTCATGTCGTCGTGCTCGACGCCTTGATGAGCCGAGTAGGTATCGTGGCAAATCGCTGCCCGAATTCCGGGGATTTTGTTCGCGGCAACGCTGACCCCGACGCCCGATCCGCAGATTACGATTCCTCGGTCTGCTCGGCCCTGGATGATTTCGCGAGCTACGGCGATTGCGAAATCGGGGTAGTCGCAGCTTGCCAGGCTGTCCGTCCCGCAGTCGATCACCTGAGTGACTTGGCGTCCCAGCCGAGCAGCCACGACTTCTTTGAGCGGAAATCCAGCGTGGTCGCCGCCAAGGGCAATGCGAAGTGGAATTGTTGGGGCCATCGAAGTTTTTCAGTCCAAGAGAGCGGGAGTAACAGCTCAGCATCTTTTCACAACCTTGCCGCCCGGTCTACGGGATAAGACTTCGGACCGCCCCCCCGATGAAAACACGTCAATAACGCTGTCAGTACGTGCAGCCGCCTCACCCCAAACGCTCGCCCTTGGCCCCAAATCTCCCCTAACGCGAGCTCGAAACGGCGATCCAAGAAGTCGAACTGGGGAAAGCAGACCAACTTTGCCGTGAAACTGCGTCGTTAGCTGTTGTGACGTTTTTTCCGCTTTGATACCTTACCCGACTAGGCGCTGGCGCTGCTGCCAGGCGACGACCCGTTTTATTCCGCTCTCTAACCACCCTGAGCCGCTTCGGCGACCTTGGTCGTCCGTCTGAACCGAACCCGCTCAAACCACCGGAACGCACACAGAAATATGGTCAACCGTAACCTTATCCGAAACCTCGACGACGAAGATATCGCAGCCGAACTGGAGGTTCTCGCCCCCGAAGCAGAAGCTGAGGATTGGCTGCTTGAGTATCTCCAGCAAGACCAGCAAGATTACGCACAAGGCGAAATCGTCGACGGTAAGATCGTCGAAATCAATGACGAATGGGTCCTGATCGACGTCGGATTCAAGAGTGAAGGTACCGTCAACGTTAGCGAATGGGGCCCTGACGAAGAAACGCCTAAGGTCGGCGATATCGTCAAAGTCCTGATCGAAGAGATGGAGGACGAACTCGGTGCCGCCGACGATCCTTACGGCATGATCTCGCTCAGCAAGAACAAAGCTGAGAAGATCATCGAGTGGGAAAAGATCATCGGCGAGATCAGCGAAGGCCAAGTCGTCACCGGCACGGTCATCCGCAAGATCAAGGGCGGATTGCTGGTCGATATCGGCGTCAACGTCTTCTTGCCTGGTTCGCAAGTCGACATTCGACGCCCCGGCGACATCGGCGACTTCATCGGCCGCGTGATCCAAGCCGAAGTGCTGAAGATCGACGACACTCGACGAAACATCGTCATCAGCCGTCGTTCGCTAATCGAACGTCAACGCGAAGAAGATCGCGCGTATTTGATGAAAGAGCTGGAAGTCGGCCAAATCCGCAAGGGTATCGTCAAGAACATCGCCGACTTCGGTGCGTTCGTCGACCTTGGCGGCATCGACGGATTGCTGCACATCACCGACATGGCTTGGGAACGAATCGGTCACCCGACCGAAATGGTTTCGATCGATCAAGAAATCGAAGTCAAAGTCCTGCACATCGACCGCGAAAAGCAAAAAATTGCTTTGGGTCTGAAGCAAAAGGACCGCAACCCATGGGAAAACATCGAAGCGAAGTACCCTGTCGGAGCCGACTTCAAGGGCGAAGTCGTCAACGTCATGTCCTACGGTGCGTTCGTCAAGCTGGAACCAGGCATCGAAGGCTTGGTCCACATTTCGGAAATGTCGTGGACCAAACGGGTCAATCATCCAAGCGAATTGGTCAACATCGGCGATGCGATCGAAGTCCGAATTCTGGGCGTCGATCCCGAAGGCCAACAGTTGTCGCTGGGCATGAAGCAAACCCAAAAGAACCCTTGGGACGAAGTCATCTCGCGTTATCCCGAAGGCCAAGACGTCACCGGCAAGGTGCGAAACCTCACCAATTACGGTGCTTTCATCGAATTGGAAGAAGGCATCGACGGCTTGCTGCACGTTTCGGACATGTCGTGGACACGCAAGATTGGTCACCCCAGCGAAATGCTGGAAAAGGGCCAAGAGATCGCTTGCCGCGTGCTGAGCGTCGACGAACAACGTCGCCGAATTGCACTGGGTCTAAAGCAACTCGACAACGACCCGTGGGATGGCGACATTCCGGACAACTACCAACCTGGCCAATTGGTCAAGGGAACCGTCACGAAGATCACCAACTTTGGTGTCTTCATCGGTTTGGAAGATGGCCTGGAAGGCTTGCTGCACATCAGCGAACTTGCTGAACACAAGGTCGAAGACCCCGAAGAAGTCGTCAAAGTTGGCGATCCGATCGAAGTCAAAGTCTTGCGAGTCGACACCGACGAACGCAAGATCGGCCTATCGCTCAAACGAGTCGAATGGGGCGAAGAGCAAGAGAAAGCCGCGGCGGAAGCCGAAGCGGCCGGACTGCCAACCCCAATGGAAGCTGGCGACTTGAAGGGTGGACTCGGCAGCGGCGAAGGCCCGCTGTTCCCACCAAGCAACGACTAGTCGCAGTCGCGAACAGCTAGCGTTTAAAGAGAAAGGCCCGTCAGCAATGACGGGCCTTTTTTTGCTGGACGATCGTGGTGTATTGCAGGCAGGAAAATCAAAGGTTCCCATGAACTTCAATTGTTTCCGCCAAGCACGAACTAATCCGTACTTTCGCGACGCATCGAAGACTCAGCGATGATTTCTAAATCCGAAAAATTGAAGAAGTCTCCCACCCACGCTACCGATGCCGCGTTCACGCGAACGCGGACAGTGACTTGGGTTCCCGGTTCAGCATCTTCGATCGATGCCGGGATTGTTTCCACGACCGCATTTTCGATTGCAAGTAACGCCAACTCCTCGTAGACACGCTCGACCACGTCATCGGTTGCAGATGCCGGGCGTACTGCCACGCGAGCCCCTTCACGCGATGCATGAGTTGCCGTCTGTTTGACTAACATCAGTCTGCCAACTTCGACTAAGCCGAACGTGAACATGAGCATCAAAGGCGCGATCATAGCGAATTCGACCGCCGATGCCCCCATTCGAGAAATTTGTTTTCTATGGAATCGTCTTCGTCGGAACAATTTTTTGCGATTCATAGGGTTACTCGACCAACATGACAGGAGTAACGAGATGGGTACTCGTGCTAGTTCCGGCAAAATCGATTCTTGCTCTACGAGCCACAACTTTTGCAGGCTGGATAATTACTCGCTTCTCCGTTTTTTTACCGGTCAACTTGACGTCTAGGATCCGTACCCCCTCAAATCTTACGATGGTAAACATCGCATTGTTTCCATTTCCAGCAACGGCTGTGTAGATCGGAATCACTCGTTTTTTCCCTATCAAAGCCGCAAGTTCGTCTTTGATGCCAGCGCTAATTCCAGTATCGCCATTGAGCTCGAGTTCTCCTTTGTCATCAAACTCAAGAGGTTTGCCGAGCTCGATGAAATCGTCGAGAGAGATTCCGTGCAGAATCTGACGAGATAAATCGGCCGTGCTATTGTTCGCGCCACCGATATCGACCGTACCGCGATTTCCAGGCGCCCCTGTTCCCTTGGGGTATAAATTGGTCTCAAAGATGCCGTCCGAACCGCTTTGGACTGTGCCGTTGATGTAAGCAAATTCATCGGTCGTTTCGCCCGCGATCGCATCAAGCCAGCTCGGCAGATCGAGCGCCAACGGAAGAATGTTTATCGTCGAAGTGCTATCGGAAGGTTCGTAGAATCCCGAGATTGACTGCAGCATCGCGGCTGTCGCGGTGACGTGCATGGACTGCGATTCTCTGCCGGTCAAAGATCCGAAAAACAATGGAAGTTCGCCGTTGCTTTCGGACTGACGACGCAACGTGACCCGAACGGCATTGAACAAAGTCGGGTCCGATGTGCTCCACTGACCACTGTTGTCGTAGTTGCCTAACTCAACATCTTGGTTTGCAAAAACCGCAGCCTGCTGACCTATCGTGTTTGCGGATGCATAGTGATTCGCGGTTTCGAACGCAGCGTCGTTAACAACCATCTGGGAAGAACCAGCTGACTGCTCATCGTACATTTCCCAGCACGCCGCCATCGCGGCAGCGTCTGCAGATCGACGCAATTCAGTTTCGCCCACATGGATTTGCCCAAAGTCGAGTGTCACCGCCATCAGTGCGACCAGACTCATGGTTAAAACCAATCCGAAAACAGCGGCAGATCCGCGTCTTTGCGCCACCATTTTTCGACGGCGGCGAATTTCCTTTACGACGTTCAGTTGCGACCTTTGTGTGACCAAATACATCACGGTTACTCCAGCGAGAGATCTTGAATTAGTTGAGGCGTCAAAGGCAGTCGATTACGGTTGGCTGTCGATCGATACATTGACCGTCCGCCCATCGACGTAAAAGACTCGCACTCTGCGAAGCGTCAGTGAATCGATGCGATTTGCACCGAACCCGACGTCGACGGTTTCAAGACTCTTGCGAGGATGATAGGTCGCAAGATTTTGGATCGAACTTGTCGGAATTCGCACCAGATAATCGGGACCGCCGAATGCGCCCCATTCATCCGAATACCCATCTTTGACAGCAAACAGAAGTTTTTCATCGACCACTGCCATTACGCTGGTCCAACGGATGATGTCGCCGCTAGAGGCAAGCACCTTTTCTGTTCCACTTCGTGCCTCGTCATGCATATGACCACCCTGAAAAGCAGCGACATGGAACCCGCCACTTGAAAACTGGGCGTCTGCCGAGTAGTTCATCTGCAACTGAAAATAGATATCTTCTGCATCCGCACTCGGCGATGTAAAAAACGTCACCTGCGGCGAGCAGTTGGCAGGATCTGGTTCATTGATCACCATTTCCCAATCTTCTTCGATTTTGTAAATCACGGACTCGTCGGCTGTGCAGGCCGAACTGGTCCAAGCAGCAAAGGCTGCAAACATCCCCCCGATGAATACTGAGCGTAACATCGGTTCATTTTCCAAAGAGTTGACAACAAAAGGCCACTCTTTCTCTTCGCAACCCATCGGCGGTCTGGCAATCCACCGCAAGGCGATGGACCCATAACTTTGCGTCCCGAACTCACGTTCGGTTTGCCTTTATCGTGAGTGATAAAGTGATATCGGGATCAGGAGAAGAAAAGGTGATTAGTCATTGGGAACAGTAGCTTGGTTGTCTGAGTGAAGTGGCCAGATTCGCCAAATCTTGAAAATTATTTGCCCCCAAATTCGACGCAGCATGCCGGTTGTAACGCCCATCTGGCCGTGGCATTTCAACCTTGGCACAAACAACGCCCCCTGCCAGGGCGGTCCAGTCAAAATACGTTTAAACGATAAGCGATCGATCAGAAACCATAGCTCGAGTTACCCAACACTCTCATCAAGTTGATCCAATCCCTGCGATACGCCGATTTCGGCTATCAATCCGCTGGACAAAACTGAGCATATAGCAGGAGAGCGCAAGTGCTCTTTTCAGCAATCGGTTTTCCGCTACCTCCAGACGCAGCGACTGGAATTGTGCTCGATACGCCAGCCCCATTCATGCAGCCTTAAAGAGGCGGCAATGGCGAAGCATGCTTGAT is part of the Rubripirellula reticaptiva genome and harbors:
- a CDS encoding TadE family protein, coding for MNRKKLFRRRRFHRKQISRMGASAVEFAMIAPLMLMFTFGLVEVGRLMLVKQTATHASREGARVAVRPASATDDVVERVYEELALLAIENAVVETIPASIEDAEPGTQVTVRVRVNAASVAWVGDFFNFSDLEIIAESSMRRESTD
- a CDS encoding sulfatase-like hydrolase/transferase, giving the protein MKFLFPTLAIFVIAITQAQAAERPNILWITSEDNGPEIGCYGDTYADTPNIDAFAEKSLRYRTCWSNAPVCAPARTTIISGMYATSLGGQHMRSGVKIPVGMKLYPEVLREAGYYCTNNNKTDYNFNIPNDDVGWNDSSKKAHWRNRPDKETPFFSVFNFTVSHESKIRVRPHTPVHDPAKAPLPSYHPDTPEVRRDWAQYYDKVTEMDGDVGRVLTQLEKDGLADSTIVFYYGDHGSGMPRSKRWPFDSGLRVPMVLHVPEKFKDLAPADYAAGGWSERLVAFVDLAPTAISLAGGEIPANMQGVAFAGLQAGEPKKYLFGFRGRMDERIDMVRSCTDGRYVYMRHFYPERPYLKHVSYMFETPTTQVWKRMFDAGELNETQAKFWMPKPVEELFDLESDPDETINIAALPENAARVEQMRSAIKQHMIETGDIGLVPEAEMHRLAGDMAPRTWSQEHVDFAKISELAMAATDAKNGWSNEELIGLVADADPVVRWWAVRGLAIRDSSADRNSALTGAMSDDSPSVAIAACDGLLNSQSDRDAAVARLTKLANANQYGTYAPIAALNSLDMNANLDKTEKSQLVELPRKAKSSPSRGGEYVGRLLDDLK
- a CDS encoding TadG family pilus assembly protein; amino-acid sequence: MVAQRRGSAAVFGLVLTMSLVALMAVTLDFGQIHVGETELRRSADAAAMAACWEMYDEQSAGSSQMVVNDAAFETANHYASANTIGQQAAVFANQDVELGNYDNSGQWSTSDPTLFNAVRVTLRRQSESNGELPLFFGSLTGRESQSMHVTATAAMLQSISGFYEPSDSTSTINILPLALDLPSWLDAIAGETTDEFAYINGTVQSGSDGIFETNLYPKGTGAPGNRGTVDIGGANNSTADLSRQILHGISLDDFIELGKPLEFDDKGELELNGDTGISAGIKDELAALIGKKRVIPIYTAVAGNGNNAMFTIVRFEGVRILDVKLTGKKTEKRVIIQPAKVVARRARIDFAGTSTSTHLVTPVMLVE
- the rpiB gene encoding ribose 5-phosphate isomerase B — translated: MAPTIPLRIALGGDHAGFPLKEVVAARLGRQVTQVIDCGTDSLASCDYPDFAIAVAREIIQGRADRGIVICGSGVGVSVAANKIPGIRAAICHDTYSAHQGVEHDDMNVLCIGGRIIGSELAFAIIDSFLAAKYEPQERHQRRLDQVLEIERQGLGIL
- the aroC gene encoding chorismate synthase — protein: MEILGGPFYSVAGAGESHGPAVTTIVMGCPPGQYIRRSDVQAFLDRRRPGGNKHGTPRNEKDKVLFLAGLYQDDHDKLLGGSTLSATVDGGTFNTEGFEEGFTTGEPIAAIVLSTSKKSGDYTQFTGPTGEVRPGHTDLVKFHKSAGYVDVRGGGRSSYRATITDVIGGSIARILLQEKFGTVLVSSISQVGPLKAKISLADRFNQSPTPRISRELIDTTLTELDAAEIPSIDADFASEAGELIKETRKRGDSLGAAVEVVAVNVPPLLGDPLYQSLKVRLMGALGGLNAVQSCEVGAGFDVVERLGSQNNDPIRSSGYTSNTHGGLLGGVTTGMPLVMRVGFKPTSTINIAQQSVRKNLDEIDFELEKGRHDPCVGVRAGVTLESRVAIELLNAALSHQAGKLTSDLSKLF
- a CDS encoding 30S ribosomal protein S1 translates to MVNRNLIRNLDDEDIAAELEVLAPEAEAEDWLLEYLQQDQQDYAQGEIVDGKIVEINDEWVLIDVGFKSEGTVNVSEWGPDEETPKVGDIVKVLIEEMEDELGAADDPYGMISLSKNKAEKIIEWEKIIGEISEGQVVTGTVIRKIKGGLLVDIGVNVFLPGSQVDIRRPGDIGDFIGRVIQAEVLKIDDTRRNIVISRRSLIERQREEDRAYLMKELEVGQIRKGIVKNIADFGAFVDLGGIDGLLHITDMAWERIGHPTEMVSIDQEIEVKVLHIDREKQKIALGLKQKDRNPWENIEAKYPVGADFKGEVVNVMSYGAFVKLEPGIEGLVHISEMSWTKRVNHPSELVNIGDAIEVRILGVDPEGQQLSLGMKQTQKNPWDEVISRYPEGQDVTGKVRNLTNYGAFIELEEGIDGLLHVSDMSWTRKIGHPSEMLEKGQEIACRVLSVDEQRRRIALGLKQLDNDPWDGDIPDNYQPGQLVKGTVTKITNFGVFIGLEDGLEGLLHISELAEHKVEDPEEVVKVGDPIEVKVLRVDTDERKIGLSLKRVEWGEEQEKAAAEAEAAGLPTPMEAGDLKGGLGSGEGPLFPPSND